From the endosymbiont of Bathymodiolus septemdierum str. Myojin knoll genome, one window contains:
- a CDS encoding helix-turn-helix domain-containing protein has product MYKHSTSEERYYIAINIKQGMSKNKIAVDKLNSRPGKCLEFKTPYQVFFERTGVDVRQLGVVHL; this is encoded by the coding sequence ATGTACAAGCACTCAACCTCTGAAGAGAGATATTATATCGCTATTAACATCAAGCAAGGGATGTCAAAGAATAAAATTGCTGTTGATAAACTGAATTCTAGACCTGGAAAATGTTTAGAATTTAAAACACCTTATCAGGTGTTTTTTGAAAGAACGGGTGTTGATGTTCGTCAATTGGGCGTTGTGCACTTATGA